A stretch of DNA from Capsicum annuum cultivar UCD-10X-F1 unplaced genomic scaffold, UCD10Xv1.1 ctg82409, whole genome shotgun sequence:
TACACATATTGACGTCCAAAGCTTTAAGGTTCCACCTGAAAACTAAAACTGCCAGCTATCTTTTAGGCTTACCGGGTGTTTTTCTAAATCTTATaccaatttttctatttttaatataattatacctaatttgCATCGAATTTTATGGGTATCGAAGCACCAAAAACTGGGCTGTAGGTCCACCCCTGCCTTGTGGTCCATTCCTTCCCAGACCTTGTATAATAAGACTTTTAATGCACCGAGCGTGACTCTTGCTTGATGTGCTTAGTTAAGAAATAAAGTTGCGTAGTCTTTACTACCCCTTCTCTCCATGTCCCTTCTGTCCATCTTTATTTATCCAATATACTAAACATAGATGTCCAATAATACTTATTCAATTTgtaaaatcaatggataatttacaATCTTGTATGTGTTCATTGTATCCttgttattaaatttaaataactattCATTACCCAATGCATTTTTCAaagtaatttattatatttaaaggaCAATGTAgttaaattattcttattatttaatatttcttaACATGTGAGTCAAGTTCAAGTCAGTagtggacaagtaaaagtgaTGAATGAATAAAGTATTAACTATAACTTTTGACAATGATGAAAAGCGTTTAATCCTAACATTATTAACTATAACTTTTGACAATGATGATAACCGTTTAATCCTAACattttgttttaatatattttctttaCTTGGAATTGTGCAGCCAAGAAGTCCTTACAAATTCAAGCCAGAATTATCAACATCAAAATGAGTTGATGAGGAACTTTTCTAGCATAAGTAATCAAGATTTCACTAATTACTATtcaaatttgattcaaacactatTTGATAGTGCTAATGAGGATCATAATCAAGAACAACAACCTCAACAATCTTTGTTTGCTAACAACAATAATCCTCCAATCAATGATTTTGAACCTTCTTTGCCTAAGGTAAGTACATCCTATATAGTTtgattagtttaatttatataaagtaaaGCATCTAATAGCCCTTAACAATGACCAAACTTGTtatgacacactccaacttcacgggggtcctattgccattttgaactaaattttagcgtaatTTTATTAACTTTTTAGCTGAAGTGACaccttttgtcaatctttttagttgatgtgacacctttgacgtggacctcattttatgtaataaagatgtcacgtcagcacaaaaggatgacaaaaatacgctaaattgagtttgggtgtgggtgtgtgtgtgtgtgtggggggggggggggggggttaataggacccctgtgaagttggaatACGTCTTAGCAACTTCGACTATAGTTCGAGGGGGTATTGGATGCTTATCTcatttacatatataaataaagttTTACTTGTCATGTGAGCAAGAGGTCCGAGTTCAGATGTGGAAACAGCCTCATGCGGAAATGTAGGGTAAGGCTGATGTACAATCGACCCCTGTCATCCGGTCCTTTTTCAGACCTCATACATAGCGAAAGTTTTAGTACACTCAGTTGCCTTTTTTATAATTTGTTAAactatcattttattttaatatgttgTAGTAGGTAATGTAGTGTCTGCTTTTCTTGAATTGAATATAGAGTAAACAATTTATTGGTATAAAATTTTCAGTCTAATATTGAAGAAATTGGAGAGTCCAAATCAAGATTATCAATTATTACTAAGAATAGCACCAATGAACCAACATACAAAAGGCAAAGAATTGAAACACCATCACCATTGCCAACTTTTAAGGTATGCAATAAAATccatttatttcaatttatgcgATATAGTTTGACATTACatgatttcaagaaaaaaaaaagacctttttaaaatttataatcttaaattaaaaaaagtagagttaggattttgaatttttgaattctaaATTCTAGAAATAACAACTTAATTACTGCTCTACGTACTAGGTTCTATTTAAATGATTTTACATATTAAGtgatataatataaatacaaaatttaaatcaAAGCTATTCGATTTTATTGAACGTACACATTGACATATGCTCCACCCCGGTTAAATATGTCATGCGATGATACGATTTTTGAAATTTGTGATGTTAAACATTTCAGATACTTAAATATATGTCTGTAAAAATTTATCATTAGTTAAGGGTGAAATGGATATTTATGTGATCAAATTTTCATAAGTTAGAAAGGTTTTTTATTCAACAAGGAAATCGTGGAATATTAAATATCCATCATAatttaactaaagagaatttttttgtcATGTTAATTAAGTAAAATGATTATTTTGTCCAAGAAAATGGTGACAATATTCAGTTTTTGTTAAATAACAGGTGAGAAAAGAGAAATTAGGGGATCGAATAACTGCCCTCCAACAATTGGTTTCACCTTTTGGAAaggtaattaaatatttaaatctttctacTCTTTGGGacgatcataataataataataaccaattcaatataattttatagtagaaatttagaaaaattatttttgacttaTCTTCTATTCTTTGCgggataaaaatattattttcaatgtATCCTCGATAGTCCTCTTCCTTTATCTGGACTTGACTCTGTTCTATTATTATGTTAATTTATTAATTcatcaaacaattttttttttatattcatgatgttaatATGTTTATATactccttttttttaattatttatttatttacagaCTGATACAGCATCAGTTCTCCAAGAAGCTATTGATTACATCAATTTTCTTCATGATCAAGTCAATGtatgtttatttaattatatattgacAAAGTCCTCTTGCAATTAATTAGTATACCCCAACCaattagaaaatatatttgaaattcaaactTTTTGTTTCACATAATTTCAGGTTTTGAGAACCCAATTTGTGAAAAATGGATCATCCACTCAACATCAACAGGTTGGTAGGGGAATTAAATTAGGAAAATGcctttttagaaaatattatatgaaaaataagtGTTTTTCTTACATACTATTTGATGTTTGATAAATAAACAGAAACtataatcccaaaaaaatttatatataatttaggcATTTTCCTAACTTTCAAGAGGGAaatcatttttatgatttttactaAACTAATTTCCTAAAGAAGGATTAAAACAAGCATGTTTAagtattcttttatgaattttaagtTTTATACATCGACAATATAATAATTACATCATGTCACATACCATTATCATATAAGTTACTCATGAATATTTATCAAATAGAATTACTTGAAATTACCTACCACTTAATTGCTAGGTTACTGggacttttcaaaaatattgatgGATGCATGCCGGATCCtctaaaatagtgtatttttgaagaatccgacaagAATGCAGCGACATTTTTAGAGAGTCCGAACAACTTAGCttaattgtataaatattttttaaatcgtCAGTTCGCAGAACttatactttttttttggttgacCATCAATAGGTTAAAGAACAAGAAGGATTATTAAAACGAGATTTAAGGAGCAAAGGATTAT
This window harbors:
- the LOC107869854 gene encoding transcription factor bHLH112 isoform X2; the encoded protein is MADEFFQAHGESWWINSTKNICSLSSIHEPIIGQYFAWPNEFLDMKNNSFINDDYNSNTSDDSMVFQELTKNDQNLLVDSTLQILDINGNSSSSSSSQDWNHSLQEVLTNSSQNYQHQNELMRNFSSISNQDFTNYYSNLIQTLFDSANEDHNQEQQPQQSLFANNNNPPINDFEPSLPKSNIEEIGESKSRLSIITKNSTNEPTYKRQRIETPSPLPTFKVRKEKLGDRITALQQLVSPFGKVKEQEGLLKRDLRSKGLCLVPISSTFPIVAETTMDFWTPTFGGTFR
- the LOC107869854 gene encoding transcription factor bHLH112 isoform X1, which encodes MADEFFQAHGESWWINSTKNICSLSSIHEPIIGQYFAWPNEFLDMKNNSFINDDYNSNTSDDSMVFQELTKNDQNLLVDSTLQILDINGNSSSSSSSQDWNHSLQEVLTNSSQNYQHQNELMRNFSSISNQDFTNYYSNLIQTLFDSANEDHNQEQQPQQSLFANNNNPPINDFEPSLPKSNIEEIGESKSRLSIITKNSTNEPTYKRQRIETPSPLPTFKVRKEKLGDRITALQQLVSPFGKTDTASVLQEAIDYINFLHDQVNVLRTQFVKNGSSTQHQQVKEQEGLLKRDLRSKGLCLVPISSTFPIVAETTMDFWTPTFGGTFR